In one Bacteroidales bacterium genomic region, the following are encoded:
- a CDS encoding ArsA family ATPase, whose product MALAGLENNDLKLIIFGGKGGVGKTSCAIATALALSENFKTLLISTDPAHSVSDCLEQQIGFKVQEVAGHKNLAAIEVVADEALSRFKTEHQGELKKLLETSTNLDNEDIDEMLTLSIPGIDEVMSFKTIIDFIEEGQYDKYVVDTAPTGHAMRLISSPKLLDEWIKVAVRMRWKYRYMITSFSGSYQLDEVDSLLLSLKKTVKRIENLLRDKTKCEFIPVCIPEAMAIMETGRLLSDLRKSEIIARQIIVNNVMVSEECGFCKRRKAGQLKYIQQISEIFNYLNKVEVPVFAEEIKGLKALNQLRMYLFGDKPINP is encoded by the coding sequence ATGGCACTTGCTGGCTTAGAAAACAACGACCTTAAACTCATCATTTTCGGCGGGAAAGGTGGTGTTGGAAAAACTAGTTGTGCCATTGCCACAGCACTGGCGTTGTCTGAAAATTTCAAAACGCTGCTCATCTCCACCGATCCTGCCCATTCCGTGTCGGATTGCCTCGAACAGCAGATTGGCTTTAAAGTTCAGGAAGTTGCCGGCCATAAAAACTTAGCCGCAATTGAGGTTGTTGCCGACGAAGCACTTTCAAGGTTTAAAACGGAACATCAAGGCGAATTGAAAAAACTTCTTGAAACCTCCACAAATCTTGACAACGAGGACATTGATGAGATGCTGACTTTGTCGATACCTGGTATTGATGAGGTGATGAGCTTTAAAACGATTATTGATTTTATTGAGGAAGGACAATACGATAAATATGTTGTAGATACAGCGCCAACCGGTCACGCCATGCGACTGATCTCATCGCCGAAACTGCTGGATGAATGGATAAAGGTGGCAGTCAGAATGAGATGGAAATACCGCTATATGATCACCAGTTTTTCGGGGTCCTATCAACTGGATGAGGTCGATAGTCTTTTACTGAGCTTGAAAAAAACGGTAAAAAGAATCGAAAACCTGTTGCGTGATAAAACCAAATGTGAATTTATCCCGGTATGTATCCCCGAAGCGATGGCCATTATGGAAACCGGCCGGTTGCTATCAGACTTACGCAAATCTGAAATAATTGCACGGCAGATCATCGTGAACAATGTGATGGTTTCGGAGGAGTGTGGTTTTTGTAAACGAAGAAAAGCTGGCCAATTGAAATATATTCAACAGATAAGTGAAATTTTTAACTATTTGAACAAGGTTGAAGTACCGGTGTTTGCTGAAGAGATCAAAGGGCTGAAAGCATTGAATCAGTTGAGGATGTATCTTTTTGGTGATAAACCCATCAATCCATAA
- a CDS encoding CDC48 family AAA ATPase: MTIIKDEIVLRVKEAPVRDVGRAIARIDPKDMKLIGLESGDVIVIEGKRATPVKIMPCYPEDRNKSIIQIDGITRENAQAGIDEKVKIVKTTCRQAAKIKLKPDTKSGSLFKADDAKYIGSLINGLPVTKGDKVRATLFGSRSVDYTITGTNPEGVVLIHPNTAFQLELAKQEGESKRKVSYEDIGGLGNQVQRIREMIELPLKYPEIFERLGVQAPKGVFLYGPPGTGKTLIVRAVAHETDAYFINISGPEIMGKFYGESEGRIRKIFEEAQQHAPAIIFIDEIDAIAPKREDMGGEKQVEKRVVAQLLSLMDGLESRGKVIVIGATNIPNSIDPALRRPGRFDREISISIPDKKGRLEILHIHTRGIPLSMDVDMEKLAEITHGFVGADLEALAREAAMTALRKILPQIDFEMAEIPYELLMSLEVTMDNFLDAMKEVEPSAIREVFVEVPDVKWDDVGGLDEIKEALKETVEWPLKYADLFKKADTKPPKGIILHGKPGTGKTYLAKALASESGVNFISVKGPQILSRYIGESEKGVRELFRMAKQASPCILFLDEIDSLTPRRNNDSSGSGVIERVIGQFLTEMDGIEDMKGVIVLAATNRIDLIDPALLRSGRFDLIFELPLPDLLTREKIFDIHTRNKPLGKKVNLNKLALKTDTLTGSDIEFICRKAAMLAIRQLIDKNREKPSEIFGDISILENHFEEAIQLVLKQNATKK; encoded by the coding sequence ATGACCATAATCAAAGACGAAATAGTATTGCGTGTAAAAGAAGCCCCGGTAAGGGATGTGGGAAGGGCTATTGCCAGGATCGATCCAAAAGATATGAAGTTGATCGGCCTGGAAAGTGGCGACGTGATCGTTATTGAAGGCAAACGTGCCACACCTGTCAAAATCATGCCATGTTATCCCGAAGACAGGAATAAGAGTATTATTCAGATTGACGGGATTACCAGGGAAAATGCACAGGCTGGCATCGATGAAAAGGTGAAGATCGTTAAAACCACCTGCCGGCAGGCTGCAAAAATAAAACTCAAGCCCGATACAAAATCCGGTTCTTTGTTCAAGGCCGATGACGCCAAATACATTGGTTCGCTCATCAATGGCCTCCCGGTGACAAAAGGAGATAAAGTGAGGGCCACCCTGTTTGGTTCCCGGTCGGTGGATTATACGATAACCGGCACCAATCCGGAAGGCGTGGTGCTGATACACCCCAATACCGCGTTTCAACTTGAATTGGCAAAGCAGGAGGGGGAAAGCAAAAGAAAGGTTTCCTACGAAGATATCGGTGGACTTGGTAATCAAGTTCAACGAATCAGGGAGATGATTGAGCTCCCATTAAAGTATCCCGAAATTTTCGAACGACTTGGTGTTCAGGCTCCCAAAGGCGTATTTCTGTATGGCCCTCCGGGAACCGGGAAAACGCTCATCGTTAGAGCGGTGGCTCATGAAACGGATGCCTATTTTATCAACATCTCCGGCCCAGAGATCATGGGGAAATTTTATGGGGAAAGCGAAGGCCGGATAAGGAAAATTTTTGAAGAGGCTCAGCAACATGCACCCGCCATCATTTTTATTGATGAAATAGATGCCATTGCGCCAAAGCGGGAAGATATGGGCGGCGAAAAACAGGTTGAAAAGCGTGTTGTAGCCCAACTATTATCGCTTATGGACGGATTGGAATCGAGGGGGAAGGTTATAGTAATTGGCGCAACAAATATTCCTAATTCCATTGATCCGGCATTGAGAAGGCCGGGACGTTTTGATCGCGAAATTTCTATCTCCATTCCTGATAAAAAAGGCAGGCTCGAAATTCTTCACATCCATACCAGGGGCATTCCCTTGTCGATGGATGTAGATATGGAAAAACTGGCGGAAATCACCCACGGTTTTGTGGGCGCCGATTTGGAAGCTTTAGCCAGGGAAGCCGCCATGACTGCTTTGCGGAAAATACTCCCGCAAATCGATTTCGAGATGGCCGAAATCCCTTACGAACTTTTGATGTCGCTCGAAGTGACCATGGATAACTTTCTTGACGCGATGAAAGAGGTGGAGCCTTCGGCCATCAGGGAAGTATTTGTGGAGGTGCCCGATGTGAAATGGGATGATGTCGGCGGCCTTGATGAAATAAAAGAGGCTTTAAAGGAAACGGTGGAATGGCCATTGAAATATGCCGACCTGTTCAAAAAAGCCGATACCAAACCACCCAAGGGAATTATCCTTCACGGGAAACCCGGCACAGGCAAAACATACCTGGCAAAAGCGCTGGCAAGCGAAAGCGGCGTCAATTTTATCTCTGTAAAAGGTCCCCAGATTTTGAGCCGCTATATCGGGGAGTCGGAAAAAGGGGTGAGGGAACTCTTCAGAATGGCAAAACAGGCATCGCCTTGCATCTTGTTCCTGGATGAAATTGACAGCCTTACCCCCAGGCGAAATAATGACAGCTCAGGTTCCGGGGTGATCGAGCGGGTGATCGGCCAGTTCCTTACCGAAATGGATGGCATTGAAGACATGAAAGGCGTTATTGTGCTGGCTGCAACCAACAGGATCGATTTAATTGACCCGGCTTTGTTAAGAAGCGGCAGGTTCGATCTGATATTCGAATTGCCACTTCCCGATTTACTAACCAGAGAGAAAATATTCGACATCCATACCCGGAATAAACCCCTTGGTAAAAAAGTAAACCTGAATAAACTGGCGCTGAAAACCGACACCCTGACAGGGTCCGATATCGAATTTATTTGCCGGAAAGCCGCTATGCTTGCCATTCGTCAATTGATTGATAAAAACCGTGAGAAGCCGTCTGAAATTTTCGGTGACATCAGCATCCTTGAAAATCACTTTGAAGAAGCCATACAATTGGTGTTAAAACAAAACGCAACTAAAAAATAA
- a CDS encoding GvpL/GvpF family gas vesicle protein has product MATKGIYIYGIVPNFYSTDMFRSLENSGVYAITFQNISAIVSDRNSTHLDYLDRESLGYLLVHHQKTIEDLMGKGFAMLIPMRLGTIVSSKEEVFKILANGYDLIIDTLKKIEHLTEIDLAVTWADFPGTLKEIAGHPDIIAIKDDILKKADTLLKIDQVKVGMLVQAKLKEKNTKVELNILDSLSPISLDIKTHEVMNDEMVTNSAFLINRNNKEKFEQVMDQLDEEYKGLLNFKLVGPLPCYSFYTIEVKDLNSEQVEQARKELGLREETSESEIKKAYLEKAKLFHPDAHPDNGDEENFNRINKAYNTLLDYSVSARQSSKDDLISLAKEKVIENLILVKIKE; this is encoded by the coding sequence ATGGCAACAAAAGGGATATATATTTACGGGATTGTGCCGAACTTTTACAGTACGGATATGTTTAGATCATTGGAGAATTCAGGGGTTTATGCCATCACTTTTCAAAACATATCTGCCATTGTTTCCGACAGGAATAGTACACACCTCGATTATTTAGACAGGGAATCCCTGGGATATTTGCTGGTTCATCATCAGAAAACGATTGAAGATCTCATGGGGAAAGGATTCGCCATGCTTATCCCTATGCGGCTCGGCACGATTGTAAGCTCAAAGGAAGAGGTTTTTAAAATACTTGCAAACGGCTATGATTTAATTATCGATACCCTGAAGAAAATCGAACACCTGACAGAAATTGACCTTGCAGTGACCTGGGCAGATTTTCCTGGTACCCTCAAAGAGATCGCTGGCCATCCAGACATCATAGCCATAAAAGATGACATTCTGAAAAAAGCGGACACGCTGTTAAAAATTGACCAGGTGAAAGTGGGGATGCTGGTTCAGGCAAAATTAAAAGAAAAAAACACAAAGGTTGAATTGAATATTCTGGATTCTTTGTCACCAATCAGTCTCGATATAAAAACCCATGAGGTGATGAACGACGAGATGGTTACCAATTCCGCGTTTCTCATTAACAGGAATAATAAAGAAAAATTTGAACAGGTAATGGATCAGCTTGATGAAGAATACAAGGGGTTGTTGAACTTCAAATTGGTAGGGCCTCTGCCGTGTTATAGTTTTTATACTATTGAAGTAAAAGACCTGAATTCTGAACAGGTGGAACAGGCCAGAAAAGAGCTTGGACTGAGAGAAGAAACATCGGAATCTGAAATAAAAAAAGCATACCTGGAAAAAGCAAAATTATTTCATCCCGATGCACATCCGGACAATGGCGACGAAGAAAACTTCAACAGGATCAATAAAGCCTATAATACATTGCTTGATTATTCAGTGTCGGCAAGGCAATCTTCGAAAGATGATTTAATATCTCTGGCAAAAGAAAAAGTGATTGAAAATTTGATTCTGGTAAAAATAAAGGAATAA
- a CDS encoding GvpL/GvpF family gas vesicle protein, with translation MQRDGKYIYCIIASDYDINLGSIGVGGRGDLVFTIGFDGLCMVVSDHPLSRFVVNPENMLAHQKVIEEVMKEFRSVLPIRFGIIAATPDEIRNLLNRRYSEFMELLKQFENKVELNVRGTWKNMGMIYKEIDKEHVELQKIRAEIEKLHDQEKRNLKIAEAGKLVEHALVEKKEDEAGKIIDAFRKSVFEFKHNKKNNDAMFMNTAFLVNSGREVEFDNIMADLGTRYQDRSDFVYTAPLPIFNFIDLKIFPEKWEL, from the coding sequence ATGCAGCGCGACGGAAAGTACATTTATTGCATCATTGCATCGGATTACGACATCAATCTAGGGTCGATAGGGGTAGGCGGACGCGGCGATCTGGTCTTCACCATCGGTTTCGATGGCTTGTGCATGGTGGTGAGCGACCATCCGCTCAGCAGGTTCGTTGTCAATCCCGAAAACATGCTGGCGCACCAAAAGGTAATTGAAGAGGTGATGAAGGAATTCAGAAGCGTACTTCCCATCAGGTTTGGCATCATCGCGGCAACCCCCGATGAAATAAGGAACCTGCTGAACCGCAGATACAGCGAGTTTATGGAATTGCTCAAACAGTTCGAAAATAAAGTGGAGCTCAATGTAAGGGGAACCTGGAAAAATATGGGAATGATTTACAAGGAGATCGACAAGGAACATGTTGAACTTCAAAAAATCAGGGCCGAAATCGAAAAACTGCATGACCAGGAAAAAAGAAACCTGAAAATTGCTGAAGCCGGAAAATTGGTCGAACATGCACTGGTTGAAAAGAAAGAGGATGAGGCGGGAAAGATTATCGATGCTTTCCGCAAATCGGTGTTCGAGTTTAAACACAATAAAAAAAACAACGACGCCATGTTTATGAATACAGCATTTCTGGTGAACAGCGGGAGGGAGGTGGAATTCGATAACATCATGGCCGACCTTGGCACCAGATACCAGGATCGGAGCGACTTTGTTTATACCGCTCCATTGCCGATCTTTAATTTCATCGACCTGAAAATTTTTCCTGAAAAATGGGAATTATAA